TTTGGCCTCATTGTCGCCATCCCGACCTTTCTGCTCTACGCCTACCTCTCCCGCCGCTCGCAGGGAACCGTCGCCAACCTCGAAGCATTCTCTCGCCAATTCGAAGGAGCACCAGCTCCCGACTCTTCGAGCGAACGATGAACCGACTCATAGAGGAATCCTGGGAAATTTGGCAAGCCGGCGGACCGCTGATGCTTCCGCTCGCGCTTTTGGCCTTTGGCCTCTTTTACGCCGAGACCCGCCTCTTCCTCCAAATTCGAAGGCACGTTCCGGGAGTGCCTGCCTCCCTTTCCCAGACAAACCGCTCGATTCCGTACATATTCGAATCGCTCCGGGAACGAATTCTCCAGCCCATCGATCGAAAAATTCGGTTCTACGCCATCCTTGTCGGAGTATGTCCACTTCTCGGACTCCTTGGAACTGTGGCCGGGATGACCACCACTTTCACCGGCATGGCTGAACCCGGTGCCTCCAATCTCTCTTTCGAAGTCGCCGGAGGTGTTTCGGAAGCACTGGTGACCACTCAGGCAGGCCTTCTCGTCGCAATCCCCGGCATGGTTCTCCTCTCCTTTCTTCGGAGAGGCCGTGACCGTATCGCCCTTCGATATTTCGGTCTGGAAGCCAAAGCCTTGGAGCAAGGCTCACTATCGATCTCAACCGGGCCAAGCAACTCCGACGCCAATAAACCCCAACCCCGGTTTTCTACGCCATGAGACGCCGCCGCTCCATTAGCGAGGAACCGGAAGGGGCCCTTGCCGAAGAAACGATCAATGTGTCTCCACTCATCGATGTGGTTTTCATTCTGCTCATCTTTTTCATCGTCACGACCGTCTTTGTCCGCGAAACCGGAATCGACGTCGAACGCCCACGGGCCGCGAGTTCTTCAGAACTTTCCCGCGAGGCGCTTCTCATCGCAGTCGATGCCGAAGGCGCCGTTTTCTATGGAGGCTCCCCTCTCGACATCCGGGCTCTACGATCTACGGTGAAGAGACTCCTGCAGGGAGACCCACGGCCGGTGATCATTCAGGCTGACAGAAGGACCTCCACGGAGGACCTCGTCGCCGTGATCGACGAGATCAGCCTCGCCGGTGCCGAATCGGTCAATATCGCAACGCGCGCCTCCGATGGGTAAATCTCTCAAACGAGGCGACCGGTTGATTCCGGCACTCGTGGCCGGAGTTCTGACCTTCTTGCTGTTTCTCCTCCTCCCTCTATCCCGGATGCTCTCGCCGGATTCAGATGAGGAACGGTGGAACGTTCGGGAGATCACTCCCGCTCAAGTGCCTCCCCCGCCTCCTCCCGAGCCAGTCGAGTCCCAGCAGTCTTCCCTGGCATCCGCCGCTGCACCGGACCTCCGACCCGCCCCAGAGCAACTTTCCCTAAAGGCACTTCCCATTACTCTTTCCGTCAATCCCGACGCTGATCTCATCGCCTCTCCTGCAATTTCCTCTCTCGCGGGGGGATTCAACGCTGGAGACGAGATTCGCCGGTTTACCTTTGCCGATCTCGACGGAGGCCCTCGCGTTCTCAGCGTACCTCCGGTTTCCATTCCCCTCCGCTTGGCCCGGCGTGGATTCGGCCGAGGCCGCGTCGTCTTTTCAATCCGAATCCTAACGGACGGATCCGTCGAGATTCTAGACGTCCTCGAAAGTACCCATCCTGAACTAATTGACGCTGCCCGCCGCTCAGCTTCCCGCGCACGATTTGAACCACCCGAAATCAATGGACAACCCGTTGAGGTCGAAGGAAAATGGCCCTTATTGATCGACGCCTCACCGCGATGAAATTCTACTTCTCCACAATCACCCTTCTCCTGCTCTGCATCCTGACCGGAAAGAGCCTGGCCCAGAACCTCCAGCCGGAAGAATACTCCTGGGACAACCCGGAATTTCGCGAACGGTTTGTCGGATCCTATGGGGTGCTTAGCGATGTCGAACCGCGACTCACCTCGGAGGAACAAACATTTCTCCGGGAAACCGTTCTGCCATTGCTTCAGGAGAATCCCCAGGAAGCCGGGAGTATCGTCGCCGCCAAACTCAGCGAATCCACTTCTCCCGCTCTGTACTTCATTCTCGGAAACATCCTCCTGGAGCAGAACCAAATTGATCCCGCCCGTCAGAACCTGCAAAGAGCGCTATCCCTCTTCCCGGATTTTCGCCGGGCTCATCGCTCCATGGCCCTATTGGAAGTCAGGGCCAACAACTATTCCCAATCGATTCCTCACTGGATCAAAGTGATTCAACTCGGGGGCGGCGACGATCAGAGCTACGGCCTTCTCGGATATGCCTATCTCCAGGAAGGCGACTGGACACCCGCCGCTCGCGCCTTTGAAAATGCGATTTTATACCGCCCGGAAAGCCGGGATCTCCGCCGTGGCCTCGTCCATTCCCTAATCCAATCCAACCAGTCAGAAGAAGCTGCAGAGATGGTTCAAAAACTCCTCGATGAGGATCCGGAAGATCCCCAGCTTTGGCGTCTACTGGCGAATTT
The Puniceicoccus vermicola DNA segment above includes these coding regions:
- a CDS encoding energy transducer TonB → MGKSLKRGDRLIPALVAGVLTFLLFLLLPLSRMLSPDSDEERWNVREITPAQVPPPPPPEPVESQQSSLASAAAPDLRPAPEQLSLKALPITLSVNPDADLIASPAISSLAGGFNAGDEIRRFTFADLDGGPRVLSVPPVSIPLRLARRGFGRGRVVFSIRILTDGSVEILDVLESTHPELIDAARRSASRARFEPPEINGQPVEVEGKWPLLIDASPR
- a CDS encoding ExbD/TolR family protein; its protein translation is MRRRRSISEEPEGALAEETINVSPLIDVVFILLIFFIVTTVFVRETGIDVERPRAASSSELSREALLIAVDAEGAVFYGGSPLDIRALRSTVKRLLQGDPRPVIIQADRRTSTEDLVAVIDEISLAGAESVNIATRASDG
- a CDS encoding MotA/TolQ/ExbB proton channel family protein translates to MNRLIEESWEIWQAGGPLMLPLALLAFGLFYAETRLFLQIRRHVPGVPASLSQTNRSIPYIFESLRERILQPIDRKIRFYAILVGVCPLLGLLGTVAGMTTTFTGMAEPGASNLSFEVAGGVSEALVTTQAGLLVAIPGMVLLSFLRRGRDRIALRYFGLEAKALEQGSLSISTGPSNSDANKPQPRFSTP
- a CDS encoding tetratricopeptide repeat protein, whose translation is MALIDRRLTAMKFYFSTITLLLLCILTGKSLAQNLQPEEYSWDNPEFRERFVGSYGVLSDVEPRLTSEEQTFLRETVLPLLQENPQEAGSIVAAKLSESTSPALYFILGNILLEQNQIDPARQNLQRALSLFPDFRRAHRSMALLEVRANNYSQSIPHWIKVIQLGGGDDQSYGLLGYAYLQEGDWTPAARAFENAILYRPESRDLRRGLVHSLIQSNQSEEAAEMVQKLLDEDPEDPQLWRLLANFYLEEENLPQTAAALEVAVRIAEPTPDTLFLLGGVYTSLGLPQKALSAYERVLQLPSNNIDFEEAFRPVEILLQQRLWEEAIRYSGLLRSHYGRDLNSEQSNRINAAIATSRLYVNPTPQIAETAQAYTEVFPLDGLLHLALGDYLSKNDQIEEALLAYRRSAATEEFQYEAKLRLANLLVTEERYDEAIRLLRELQEIQYNNRVATFLARLEELQLSSGS